From the genome of Salvelinus namaycush isolate Seneca chromosome 10, SaNama_1.0, whole genome shotgun sequence, one region includes:
- the LOC120054659 gene encoding diphthine methyl ester synthase-like, with amino-acid sequence MLYFIGLGLGDAKDITVKGLEIVKQCSRVYLEAYTSILTVGKDALEEYYGRELILADRDMVEQEADEILKGADISDVAFLVVGDPFGATTHSDLVLRAVNAGIQYRVIHNASIMNAVGCCGLQLYNFGETVSIVFWTDTWRPESFYDKIKKNRDLGMHTLCLLDIKVKEQSMENLMRGRKIYEPPRFMTVSQAAEQLLEIVQNRRERGDDLAISEETICVGLARVGAEDQVIRAGTLRQLASCDLGGPLHSMIVTGHLHPLEVDMLRLSAATPDALQDLRMTDSSTYTS; translated from the exons ATGCTGTACTTTATTGGGCTTGGGTTGGGAGATGCAAAGGACATCACCGTAAAGGGGTTAGAAATTGTAAAGCAATGCAGTCGTGTCTACTTGGAAGCCTACACGTCCATATTGACAGTTGGGAAAGATGCATTG GAGGAGTACTATGGGCGGGAGCTGATACTGGCCGACAGAGACATGGTGGAACAGGAGGCTGATGAGATCCTGAAAGGGGCTGACATCAGTGATGTGGCATTTCTTGTGGTGGGAGATCCATTTGG CGCCACCACCCACAGTGACTTGGTCCTGAGAGCAGTGAATGCTGGGATACAGTACAGGGTCATCCATAACGCCTCTATCATGAACGCAGTTGGATGCTGCGGCCTCCAG CTGTACAACTTTGGAGAGACGGTGTCCATTGTGTTCTGGACAGACACCTGGAGACCGGAAAGCTTCTATGATAAAATCAAGAAGAACAGGGACCTGGGGATGCACACACTATGTCTGCTTG ATATCAAAGTCAAAGAGCAGTCCATGGAGAACCTCATGAG GGGCCGTAAGATTTATGAACCGCCCAGGTTTATGACCGTGAGCCAGGCGGCTGAGCAGCTCCTGGAGATAGTACAAAACCGGAGGGAGCGGGGAGATGACCTAG CCATCAGCGAGGAGACCATATGTGTGGGTCTGGCCAGGGTGGGAGCAGAGGACCAGGTCATCCGCGCGGGGACACTCCGCCAACTGGCGTCATGTGACCTGGGCGGCCCGCTGCATTCCATGATCGTGACGGGTCACCTGCACCCGCTGGAGGTAGACATGTTGCGTTTGTCAGCTGCCACCCCCGACGCACTGCAGGACCTCCGAATGACCGACAGCTCAACGTACACCTCCTAA